From Nicotiana tabacum cultivar K326 chromosome 15, ASM71507v2, whole genome shotgun sequence, the proteins below share one genomic window:
- the LOC107760511 gene encoding F-box protein At5g03100 — MEMQRKIMARGDRDRLSDLPDPILLDILSLLPEGKAVVRTSVLSQRWRFIWKSVTVSLDFEFPRCSSRKETLDRMASINRELHHWRYCEKIRKIRVFFYVYCKHYVKDIDLWVEFATKIANVEDFALDILGVTDIYEFPQFAFKNTSFKNLVLSMLKVNPSGSVNWSSLISLSIGDLNLTEDVMEKILSGCPNLECLKLDSVKGIRRLEISSVKLRELIIEDQYFHNHDFCFEILGPYIQNLQILSFYSTICLQQRNVASLLTAFLGLEFGQRNLKKECSYLKELLHSVAHVENLELSPWCIECLSILELEGWQPPLSSRKFLKLNTALEQLDLPGFCSFLQSSLDLETLVIDWSNYGSRHQYVLPWYKNKDEHCKRFEKIHNFNCSLLQMKTIKFINMVGPLSENKFVLPLIKYLLENATVLEKFIIAVGCKGYVSQDCVKLEQELLSFPRSSPHASVVFSYGPSLY, encoded by the exons ACCGGAGGGAAAAGCAGTTGTGCGAACCAGCGTATTATCTCAGCGATGGCggtttatttggaagtctgttaCAGTATCACTCGATTTCGAGTTCCCCAGATGTTCCAGCCGAAAGGAGACTCTTGACCGCATGGCTTCGATCAATAGAGAGCTTCATCATTGGAGGTATTGCGAGAAAATCCGAAAAATTAGGGTATTTTTCTATGTGTACTGTAAGCATTATGTAAAAGATATTGATTTATGGGTAGAATTTGCAACTAAAATTGCTAATGTTGAAGATTTTGCTCTTGATATTCTAGGTGTCACTGACATATATGAGTTTCCTCAGTTTGCGTTTAAGAATACGTCCTTTAAGAATTTGGTTTTGAGCATGCTCAAAGTGAACCCTTCTGGTAGTGTAAACTGGAGTAGTCTCATTTCTCTTTCAATTGGGGACCTCAATTTGACGGAAGATGTAATGGAAAAGATATTATCGGGTTGCCCTAACTTGGAGTGCTTGAAACTGGATAGTGTTAAGGGCATTCGTCGTTTGGAAATCAGCTCTGTGAAGCTAAGAGAATTGATCATAGAAGATCAATACTTTCACAATCATGACTTTTGTTTTGAAATATTAGGCCCCTATATTCAAAATTTGCAAATTTTGAGTTTCTACAGTACAATATGCTTGCAGCAGAGAAATGTGGCTTCACTCCTCACTGCATTCCTTGGTTTAGAGTTTGGTCAACGCAACTTGAAGAAGGAGTGTAGCTATTTGAAGGAGCTTCTTCACAGTGTTGCCCATGTCGAGAATCTTGAATTGAGTCCCTGGTGCATCGAG TGCCTGTCCATACTGGAGTTGGAGGGTTGGCAGCCTCCACTTTCAAGCCGGAAATTCTTAAAGCTTAACACAGCCTTAGAACAGTTGGACTTACCTGGATTTTGCAGCTTTTTGCAGAGTTCGTTGGATCTTGAGACATTGGTCATTGACTGGTCTAATTATGGATCAAGA CACCAGTACGTGCTGCCATGGTACAAGAATAAGGATGAACATTGCAAGAGGTTTGAGAAAATACATAATTTTAACTGCTCATTGCTACAAATGAAGACCATCAAGTTCATTAACATGGTTGGACCATTAAGTGAAAACAAGTTTGTACTGCCGTTGataaagtatttgctcgagaatGCAACAGTGCTAGAAAAGTTCATCATTGCTGTCGGATGCAAAGGCTATGTGTCTCAGGATTGTGTTAAACTGGAACAGGAGCTCCTGAGCTTTCCAAGATCCTCTCCTCACGCTTCAGTTGTCTTTTCTTATGGCCCCTCTTTGTATTGA
- the LOC107764587 gene encoding F-box/LRR-repeat protein At3g03360-like — translation MLMMLIYGYIFAIKVANVESFELIEFKGKLYEFPQFAYTSTSLRNLVLSGCKLSPSGSVNWSYLLSLSIRNQKLKEGVVGKVLSGCPNLECLELYHVWGIHHLEICSVKLTKLIIEEYMDGKLEILAPYVHHLQILGSCKGIRLHQINVASLITAVLDYSNFDENLEEELSYLKEFLHGVAHVENLELGPWCIEDLLSRYTDEDEQVKRFETHNFNCSFPHLKTIKFINFLGPLIENKFVMPLVKYLLKSATALEKFVIAAGFIGSDLSWDFVEMEQEFLSFPISSPHASVVFSHR, via the exons TAAAGTTGCTAATGTTGAAAGTTTTGAACTTATTGAATTTAAAGGTAAATTATATGAGTTTCCTCAGTTTGCATATACGAGTACATCACTGAGGAATTTGGTTTTAAGCGGCTGCAAACTGAGTCCTTCTGGTAGTGTGAACTGGAGTTATCTCCTTTCTCTTTCAATTAGGAACCAGAAATTGAAGGAGGGTGTAGTGGGAAAAGTATTATCTGGTTGCCCTAACTTGGAGTGCTTGGAACTATATCATGTTTGGGGCATTCATCATTTGGAAATCTGCTCTGTGAAGCTGACAAAACTGATCATTGAAGAGTACATGGATGGGAAGCTAGAAATATTAGCCCCATATGTTCATCATTTGCAAATTTTGGGGTCCTGCAAAGGGATACGCTTACACCAGATAAATGTGGCTTCACTTATCACCGCAGTTCTtgactattcaaattttgatGAGAATTTGGAGGAGGAGTTAAGCTATTTGAAGGAATTTCTTCACGGTGTTGCCCATGTTGAGAATCTTGAATTGGGTCCCTGGTGCATCGAG GACCTACTGTCAAGGTACACAGACGAGGATGAACAGGTCAAGAGGTTTGAGACCCATAATTTTAATTGCTCATTTCCACATTTGAAGACCATAAAGTTCATTAACTTTCTTGGACCATTAATTGAAAATAAGTTTGTAATGCCATTGGTAAAATATTTGCTCAAGAGTGCAACAGCGCTAGAAAAATTTGTCATTGCTGCCGGATTCATAGGGAGTGATTTGTCTTGGGATTTTGTTGAAATGGAACAGGAGTTCCTAAGCTTTCCAATATCCTCTCCTCACGCTTCAGTTGTCTTTTCTCATCGATAA